Proteins from a single region of Octadecabacter arcticus 238:
- a CDS encoding sigma 54-interacting transcriptional regulator, which yields MLISGSSKSVSRLLNDIKNAAPYKVNALIVGPTGAGKELVAQYLHDWSNRHGNMVSVNCAAIPRELLEAELFGHEKGAFTGAATRRIGRFEEAAGGTLFLDEIGDMPLELQSKILRVIETKSVCRVGSNKEVHVDFRLICATHQNIQDKVKRGEFREDLMYRISVIVLDVPPLKDRIEDFPDLITALCNQIETDGSGLTPPTVNEDGLREMVSHSWPGNVRELKNFLQRAAVLYRDAPINAETVRRLLHLNADRNSEQNALLQATSEIPDVDSEIESDSKNNTDAFENVGLNVLDYGFCLKGFLSDIETELIVAALSVENHNIAGTAKRLALNRTTLIAKMGKYGIK from the coding sequence ATGCTGATCTCGGGGTCCTCCAAAAGCGTGTCCAGGCTGCTAAACGATATCAAGAATGCTGCCCCCTACAAGGTTAATGCGTTGATCGTTGGGCCGACGGGGGCAGGCAAAGAACTTGTTGCGCAATACCTCCATGACTGGTCAAATCGTCACGGAAATATGGTTAGTGTGAATTGTGCGGCGATTCCTCGGGAATTGCTGGAAGCTGAATTATTTGGCCATGAGAAAGGTGCCTTCACAGGCGCAGCCACCCGCCGGATCGGCCGGTTCGAGGAAGCAGCAGGTGGGACGCTATTCCTTGATGAGATTGGTGACATGCCGTTGGAGCTTCAGAGTAAGATCTTGCGGGTCATTGAAACCAAATCAGTGTGCCGCGTTGGGTCCAACAAGGAAGTGCACGTCGATTTCCGCTTGATCTGCGCGACGCACCAAAATATTCAAGATAAGGTCAAACGCGGCGAATTTCGCGAGGACCTAATGTACCGCATTTCGGTTATCGTTCTTGATGTGCCCCCTCTCAAAGATCGAATAGAGGATTTTCCAGACCTGATCACCGCGCTGTGCAATCAAATCGAAACAGATGGTTCAGGCCTGACTCCGCCCACTGTCAACGAAGATGGCTTGCGAGAGATGGTGTCCCACTCTTGGCCTGGGAACGTTCGTGAGTTGAAAAACTTCCTTCAGCGTGCCGCAGTGCTCTACAGAGATGCTCCGATTAACGCGGAAACTGTCAGGAGGCTCTTGCACCTCAACGCCGACCGGAACTCAGAACAAAACGCTCTCTTGCAAGCTACTTCTGAAATTCCAGATGTAGACAGCGAAATCGAATCTGACAGCAAAAACAATACTGATGCATTTGAAAATGTGGGGCTGAACGTGCTTGATTATGGGTTCTGCCTCAAAGGATTCCTCAGCGACATAGAAACGGAACTCATCGTAGCCGCTCTAAGCGTTGAAAATCATAACATCGCCGGGACAGCCAAGCGTCTCGCTTTAAACCGCACGACTCTCATCGCGAAAATGGGGAAATACGGCATTAAGTAA
- a CDS encoding transposase: protein MSRQETQTLPITRRQSKTRLAHINKKIAEIGAEIGRLIQADDMMAHSMKIPRSIPGIGAICAATILIEMPEIGGMDRKQVASLTGVAPMTRQSGQWRGESFIQGGQKVVRDAHHMPALVAMRFNPDLKAKYQAMIKAGKPPKVALTALMRKLIELANALIKANRLWVNKYA from the coding sequence TTGAGTCGTCAAGAAACGCAAACTCTGCCCATCACGCGCCGCCAAAGCAAAACCCGCTTGGCACACATCAACAAGAAAATTGCTGAAATTGGTGCCGAGATTGGCCGCTTGATACAAGCAGACGACATGATGGCACATTCAATGAAAATCCCCCGGTCAATCCCTGGTATCGGTGCGATCTGTGCTGCCACTATCTTGATTGAAATGCCCGAAATCGGGGGCATGGATCGCAAACAGGTCGCGAGCTTGACCGGAGTTGCACCCATGACCCGCCAATCAGGGCAGTGGCGGGGGGAATCATTCATTCAAGGTGGCCAAAAAGTTGTGAGGGACGCCCACCACATGCCAGCTCTTGTCGCCATGAGGTTCAATCCAGACCTCAAGGCCAAATATCAAGCCATGATCAAAGCAGGTAAACCGCCAAAAGTCGCCCTTACTGCCCTCATGAGAAAGCTCATTGAACTCGCAAATGCGCTCATTAAAGCAAACCGACTTTGGGTGAATAAATACGCTTGA
- the fliE gene encoding flagellar hook-basal body complex protein FliE, whose amino-acid sequence MKILEGVNSISSITATDALNRAKEMTERATSGAMSTPGDDGPSFADQLRDSLDSVARSQNEAAQLVRDYEVGKETDLTKVMVSQQVSSLGFQLTLNIRNKAMTAYKDIMNMPV is encoded by the coding sequence ATGAAGATTCTGGAAGGTGTAAATTCGATTTCATCGATTACAGCCACCGATGCCCTGAACCGAGCAAAGGAAATGACCGAGCGGGCGACCAGTGGGGCCATGTCCACCCCAGGCGACGACGGACCCAGCTTTGCAGATCAGCTGCGCGACTCTCTCGATTCCGTAGCGCGTTCACAAAACGAAGCCGCGCAATTGGTGCGTGATTATGAGGTTGGGAAAGAGACAGACCTGACCAAGGTGATGGTAAGCCAGCAAGTGTCATCACTTGGGTTTCAACTGACCCTGAACATCAGGAACAAAGCTATGACGGCATATAAAGACATTATGAATATGCCTGTATAG
- the fliD gene encoding flagellar filament capping protein FliD, whose product MAEIKTDVLSTVSSSGSGLQLKSLTSSLVEAETSGERTLTERQITDTNTTISAMGQLSQQVGLLKSSMASIAETASRTSTSSSDEVSIEVTEESTATDVSAVVEVLNLASKQSLSFIFDTSVTLSTEINQASVSLNTEAWDSAASFEIDSDNATLTGLTEALNEIDGINASLLYTGTGYALIIKSEEGTENALDDVSIDAIKSVLQMTDSAVDGTMDAEENPLGVTSNETEAQNASLLVDGISVVRSSNVFEDLFAGHKITLNAVGTSTLSSSDTSASVKDRVTKFLAATNELKSYLSKATQRGINGAEPGPLAGDVAAKSILDSIRNITTQPITGFGDDVYLAQIGIMTAQDGTLTLNEERFAEALAENPDLGGALFTTTYGSPNSDLSISGLSFAPPQAGTYDLVYDSSTATATLDGQSLTISTNSNGNVVLRSNDGDTEGITITLGTDESLTTTVRYGQSLADQLQDYSDSLLGTSGLLARRETALDEDLLEFETQIEDIDSKVAQLTERYNIQFGRMEAVISSLKRTGEYMQSMMDSWIASK is encoded by the coding sequence ATGGCTGAAATCAAAACGGATGTTCTTTCCACTGTCAGCAGCTCTGGTAGTGGACTGCAGCTCAAGAGCCTTACCAGCAGTCTTGTGGAGGCGGAAACCAGCGGGGAACGCACGCTCACCGAACGCCAGATCACGGATACCAACACGACCATTTCTGCAATGGGGCAGTTATCACAACAAGTTGGTCTGTTAAAATCTTCCATGGCTTCAATCGCGGAAACAGCGTCCCGGACATCCACATCCTCCAGCGATGAGGTATCGATCGAGGTTACAGAGGAATCCACTGCAACCGATGTCTCTGCCGTGGTCGAGGTGTTAAATCTTGCTTCAAAACAGAGTCTTAGCTTTATCTTCGACACGAGCGTCACACTAAGCACCGAGATAAACCAAGCCAGTGTGTCGCTAAATACAGAAGCTTGGGATAGCGCCGCTTCCTTCGAGATAGATAGCGATAATGCCACGCTGACTGGGCTGACCGAAGCACTGAACGAAATCGATGGAATAAACGCCTCGTTGCTGTATACTGGGACTGGTTATGCGCTGATCATCAAATCCGAGGAGGGTACGGAAAACGCGCTCGACGATGTCTCGATTGACGCCATCAAATCTGTCCTTCAAATGACCGACAGCGCTGTCGATGGAACGATGGATGCAGAGGAAAACCCCTTGGGCGTTACCAGCAATGAAACAGAGGCACAAAATGCAAGCCTTCTGGTGGATGGCATTTCGGTCGTGCGCAGCTCCAACGTGTTCGAAGATCTATTTGCCGGGCACAAGATCACCCTCAATGCTGTTGGTACATCCACACTGAGCTCGTCAGATACCAGCGCTTCGGTCAAGGATCGGGTGACCAAATTTCTTGCCGCCACGAACGAACTGAAATCCTATCTGTCCAAAGCCACGCAACGCGGGATCAACGGAGCAGAGCCTGGCCCACTGGCCGGGGATGTCGCCGCAAAATCTATACTAGACAGCATCCGCAACATCACCACGCAACCAATTACCGGCTTTGGAGACGACGTGTATCTTGCCCAGATCGGTATCATGACCGCGCAGGACGGCACCCTGACCCTCAACGAGGAGCGGTTCGCAGAGGCGTTGGCGGAGAACCCAGATCTCGGGGGTGCCCTGTTCACGACCACGTACGGCTCTCCAAACTCGGACCTGAGCATTTCAGGACTGTCCTTTGCTCCCCCCCAAGCTGGTACCTACGATCTGGTTTACGACAGCTCGACAGCAACAGCCACACTGGACGGGCAATCCCTTACCATCAGCACCAACAGCAATGGCAATGTCGTGCTGCGTTCCAACGATGGTGACACGGAGGGCATAACTATCACGCTGGGCACGGATGAATCACTGACGACAACCGTACGCTATGGCCAAAGCCTCGCAGATCAACTTCAAGACTACAGCGACTCCCTGCTTGGCACCAGTGGCCTTCTCGCACGACGTGAAACAGCCCTGGACGAAGACCTGCTGGAATTCGAAACTCAGATTGAAGACATTGACAGTAAAGTCGCACAGCTGACCGAACGTTACAACATCCAGTTCGGACGCATGGAGGCTGTGATTTCCAGCCTCAAGAGAACAGGCGAATATATGCAATCCATGATGGATTCATGGATCGCCAGTAAATGA
- a CDS encoding sigma 54-interacting transcriptional regulator encodes MVENTHRAIIDLAQFELGDQLVARLMAHDVAVAAFPDISQDARVLTDFLVLSSTRAIELGGQSGVIGAAKRVGAKSVLIVDRPATAYKIETELGARIVTLSLPLTVSDFHAVQFVTTLLHGTSRALVESDHSRKLYELAGRVAQSDVSVFISGPTGSGKEIMARFIHDRSPRRNKEFVAVNCAAIPDNMLEAMMFGHEKGSFTGASTANIGVIRAADGGTLLLDEISEMSLQLQAKLLRAIQELMVTPIGGTKQIKVDLRILATSNRDMWEECRLGRFREDLFYRLNVFPIATQALSERPEDILPIAQTLIMRHVKDVTHIPMLAPCALNMLLEHSWPGNVRELENVIQRALVLSTGTIIKSDAIMIDKLNTVDVEATIAELPAAESPRRTWEMSK; translated from the coding sequence ATGGTTGAGAACACACATAGAGCGATTATTGATCTGGCTCAATTCGAGCTGGGAGATCAGTTAGTGGCTCGATTGATGGCCCACGACGTTGCTGTGGCCGCGTTCCCTGACATTTCTCAGGATGCCAGAGTTTTGACCGATTTTCTTGTTTTATCCTCCACGCGGGCCATTGAGCTGGGCGGACAATCCGGCGTAATTGGAGCCGCCAAACGCGTTGGTGCCAAGTCAGTCCTGATCGTGGACAGGCCCGCCACAGCCTACAAGATAGAGACAGAATTGGGTGCCCGTATAGTCACCCTGTCACTGCCTTTGACGGTGTCAGATTTTCATGCCGTGCAATTCGTGACGACCCTTCTTCACGGCACGAGTCGAGCGCTTGTTGAAAGCGACCATTCTCGAAAATTATATGAATTGGCAGGACGGGTTGCGCAGTCGGATGTGAGTGTGTTTATTAGTGGGCCCACCGGCAGCGGCAAAGAAATTATGGCGAGGTTTATCCATGATCGATCACCGCGCAGGAACAAAGAATTTGTAGCAGTTAACTGTGCTGCGATCCCGGACAATATGCTTGAAGCGATGATGTTTGGCCACGAGAAAGGTTCCTTTACCGGGGCCTCCACTGCAAACATAGGTGTAATCCGCGCAGCGGATGGTGGGACATTGCTGCTTGATGAAATCTCGGAGATGTCTCTTCAGCTTCAGGCCAAACTGTTGCGCGCCATTCAGGAATTAATGGTCACACCTATTGGGGGGACCAAGCAGATTAAAGTCGATCTGCGTATCCTCGCGACATCCAACCGGGACATGTGGGAGGAATGCAGGCTTGGCCGATTCCGTGAGGACCTGTTCTATCGCTTGAATGTTTTTCCAATCGCGACTCAGGCGTTGAGCGAACGGCCTGAAGATATCCTGCCCATTGCGCAAACGCTTATAATGCGCCATGTCAAGGACGTGACGCATATCCCAATGCTCGCACCATGCGCCTTAAATATGTTGCTAGAGCATAGTTGGCCGGGAAATGTCCGTGAACTGGAGAACGTAATCCAACGTGCTCTGGTTCTGAGCACAGGCACGATTATCAAGTCGGATGCGATCATGATCGACAAATTAAACACAGTTGATGTAGAAGCCACAATAGCAGAACTGCCTGCGGCCGAAAGCCCTCGCAGGACATGGGAGATGTCGAAATGA
- the fliF gene encoding flagellar basal-body MS-ring/collar protein FliF, translated as MSESSTNGRAASTRPGLLPKASRMLEDVRLLYLQPAVQRAFPVLAAGILVVLGLSLYLLLQAPERTTLFSALPEAEKAAVMDALRSTGTDVQVDPTNGDITVPIADYYNSRMSLAAQGLPQSMPDGYSVLSDMPMGTSRSVENMRLKQSQEIELARSINEIDVILASRVHLAIPERSAFARNAQNPTASVFVQVQPGRSLSQQQVMAVVNLVASSVANLPKTSVTMVDQNGRLLSDTVDNPAATLADSQLEYQLRLEGIYNTRVESLLTPIVGPGNVSVQVSLDIDFTRTERTEDMVIPDQTALLSEQMALEEDLTGQVGGIPGAVSNTPPLAATLETPAVGGADVANAAADAQGEEGEESSRVRSSSNLRNYEVSRKVMSQSSPMTKIKTVHVAVLLREQQPISEEPNPEGASPPAIGLDPSRIEDVKALVSRAVGINEARGDTLIVASLPFISPEAVISSMNMGTDLVWYEDPWVQEMMRNGLMALVLAIVTLGLVKPLLSQFLSASGEGAQSGNLITTEAGDVVDVGNIEIEEGQTLEQIKAKMKPKKSTISAEMLDTANSYDDKVALIRMIVSDEAGRVSNVFKAMMEEDMDQIG; from the coding sequence ATGAGCGAGAGCTCGACGAATGGGCGTGCAGCCTCGACAAGGCCTGGGCTGCTGCCAAAGGCCTCGCGTATGCTCGAGGATGTGCGGTTGCTTTACCTGCAACCGGCTGTGCAGCGCGCGTTCCCCGTTTTGGCCGCTGGGATCTTGGTTGTTCTTGGCCTGAGCCTCTATCTGCTTTTGCAGGCACCAGAGCGCACAACATTGTTTTCTGCCCTACCAGAGGCGGAAAAAGCGGCCGTTATGGATGCGCTGCGCAGCACTGGGACAGATGTTCAGGTTGATCCGACAAACGGTGACATCACAGTGCCCATTGCGGACTATTACAATTCGCGCATGTCCCTTGCTGCACAAGGTCTGCCTCAATCCATGCCCGATGGCTACAGCGTCTTGAGCGACATGCCTATGGGCACGAGCCGCTCGGTTGAGAACATGCGCTTGAAGCAAAGTCAGGAAATTGAACTCGCCCGTTCGATCAACGAGATCGACGTGATTTTGGCATCTCGCGTGCATCTTGCCATTCCTGAACGCTCAGCTTTTGCACGAAATGCTCAAAATCCGACAGCATCGGTATTTGTACAGGTACAGCCAGGGCGCAGTCTGAGCCAGCAGCAGGTGATGGCCGTCGTTAACCTTGTGGCATCTTCCGTTGCAAATCTCCCTAAGACAAGTGTTACGATGGTTGACCAAAACGGTCGTCTCTTGTCTGATACTGTGGATAACCCTGCCGCGACCTTGGCTGATAGTCAGCTGGAGTATCAGCTGCGACTAGAAGGAATCTATAACACCCGCGTGGAAAGCTTGCTGACCCCTATTGTTGGCCCAGGCAACGTCTCTGTTCAAGTTTCCCTTGATATTGATTTCACCCGCACCGAACGCACAGAAGATATGGTCATCCCTGACCAAACCGCCCTGTTGAGCGAACAGATGGCATTAGAAGAGGACCTGACTGGGCAAGTGGGTGGTATCCCGGGGGCAGTCAGCAACACGCCGCCCCTAGCTGCTACGTTAGAGACACCCGCTGTGGGGGGTGCCGATGTCGCCAATGCCGCAGCGGATGCGCAAGGTGAAGAAGGTGAAGAGAGTTCCCGTGTGCGCTCTTCCAGCAATTTGCGGAATTATGAAGTCAGTCGGAAGGTGATGTCCCAAAGTAGCCCAATGACAAAGATTAAAACCGTGCATGTCGCGGTATTGCTGCGCGAACAGCAGCCCATTTCTGAAGAACCCAATCCAGAAGGTGCATCACCACCTGCAATTGGCCTCGATCCTTCCCGTATCGAGGATGTGAAGGCGCTAGTCTCGCGCGCGGTCGGAATTAATGAGGCGCGTGGTGATACACTCATTGTGGCAAGCCTGCCGTTCATTTCACCTGAGGCGGTGATCTCGTCCATGAACATGGGTACTGATCTCGTTTGGTATGAGGACCCGTGGGTCCAGGAGATGATGCGGAACGGGCTGATGGCTCTGGTTCTCGCCATTGTCACGCTTGGTCTGGTCAAGCCGCTGTTGTCACAATTTTTGTCCGCTTCAGGTGAGGGCGCACAGTCTGGCAATCTGATCACTACCGAGGCTGGCGATGTCGTCGATGTCGGTAATATAGAAATAGAAGAGGGCCAGACCCTTGAGCAAATCAAAGCGAAGATGAAGCCGAAGAAGAGCACAATCTCAGCCGAGATGCTCGATACCGCTAATAGCTATGACGACAAGGTCGCTCTGATCCGTATGATTGTGAGCGACGAGGCGGGCCGCGTATCTAATGTTTTCAAAGCCATGATGGAAGAAGACATGGATCAGATCGGATGA
- a CDS encoding DUF6444 domain-containing protein encodes MDQVTALEQLLATALRRIAELEAALASMAQENADLRRQLTKNSSNSSKPPSSDGLKKPVPRSLRGKSGKKSGG; translated from the coding sequence ATGGACCAAGTTACTGCTCTTGAACAACTCCTCGCCACGGCTCTGCGCAGGATCGCCGAGTTGGAAGCCGCGTTGGCGAGCATGGCGCAAGAGAATGCGGATCTGCGGCGTCAGTTGACCAAGAACAGCAGTAATAGCAGCAAGCCGCCTTCGAGTGATGGGTTGAAGAAGCCGGTACCGCGTAGCCTGCGTGGTAAGTCCGGTAAGAAAAGTGGTGGTTAA
- a CDS encoding chloride channel protein: MPPTPTVSITMAIRRAATIIVLGLLVGLVTSVAAIGFTTAVYALNDILLVSDYSRFRSDTQPLALQGLSIFIPMMGGIAVAVLIFRIDPRGRPSGPPDVIKAIQLQTDMPPTRSGLTSTLAALISLSIGASVGQYGPMVYLGAMLGQLTARLRTSIPNLTAICISCGVAAAIAAAFNAPIAGLIFAHEVILRHYSMQTFAPVTVAATTGYFMANVVFEKTPILVVQSSSIPHGEEFILFAILGLLCALVALLYMRSILFAAQKGQLFKAYPIARGAAAGLVVGLCLLMIPEIIGLGQVTLRFSTLEGAFAANELALFILGKIALTAFCLGFGFVGGVFSPALVIGALFGGLFWTILSAGFSFALSDFSIYVVCAMMAVTSPVIGAPLSAILIVFELTRSYDLAIASMICVVFSNALAFRVFGRSLFDRQLKNQGIDLSKGRDQAQLTALLVIDLAKADAAVFAPSDTEEAVVSALKATGFNQGFLREPETGAFIGAISRSDLDPKASTPVRNKVHDIDLVFNNKTNVLQAMEQLENFVGDAVPIVDPADNRLLGVVTEADIIQAYLKMVTRLRQEENATL, encoded by the coding sequence ATGCCGCCCACTCCTACAGTCTCGATCACCATGGCAATCAGACGCGCAGCGACCATCATTGTACTTGGCTTATTAGTTGGTCTCGTGACATCCGTAGCCGCTATCGGTTTCACCACGGCAGTCTATGCACTCAATGATATTCTGCTGGTGAGTGACTACTCCCGCTTTCGCAGCGACACCCAACCTCTTGCCCTTCAAGGGCTTAGCATTTTCATCCCAATGATGGGCGGAATTGCAGTGGCCGTACTGATCTTTCGCATCGACCCACGAGGGCGCCCCTCCGGTCCACCGGACGTCATCAAGGCAATTCAGCTGCAAACAGACATGCCGCCAACCCGCTCCGGCTTGACCTCAACGCTAGCCGCGCTGATTTCGCTCAGCATCGGTGCATCGGTAGGGCAGTACGGACCAATGGTCTATCTCGGTGCCATGTTGGGTCAGCTCACCGCGCGACTGCGTACTTCCATTCCCAACCTTACTGCGATCTGCATAAGCTGCGGGGTTGCTGCAGCCATTGCCGCGGCCTTCAACGCACCCATTGCAGGCCTGATCTTTGCCCACGAAGTTATACTTAGGCATTATTCTATGCAGACTTTCGCTCCCGTCACTGTTGCCGCAACAACGGGATATTTCATGGCTAATGTAGTCTTTGAAAAAACGCCAATTCTCGTCGTCCAAAGTAGCAGTATTCCCCATGGTGAGGAGTTTATCCTCTTTGCCATATTGGGATTGTTATGTGCACTCGTGGCGCTGCTATACATGCGATCGATCCTCTTTGCCGCCCAAAAAGGCCAACTTTTCAAAGCCTATCCAATTGCTCGCGGCGCAGCTGCCGGGCTTGTCGTGGGTCTCTGCCTGTTGATGATCCCGGAAATTATCGGGCTGGGGCAAGTCACCTTGCGCTTTTCAACATTGGAAGGTGCCTTTGCGGCCAACGAGCTGGCATTATTCATACTGGGTAAGATTGCCCTGACCGCGTTCTGCTTGGGCTTCGGATTTGTAGGCGGCGTATTCAGCCCCGCCCTCGTGATCGGAGCACTGTTCGGTGGGCTTTTTTGGACCATATTGTCAGCTGGTTTCAGCTTCGCACTGTCAGATTTCTCAATCTATGTTGTCTGCGCCATGATGGCCGTCACCAGTCCAGTAATTGGCGCACCTCTCTCTGCAATACTGATCGTGTTTGAACTGACGCGCAGCTATGATCTTGCTATTGCGTCGATGATCTGCGTCGTCTTTTCCAACGCACTGGCCTTCCGCGTGTTTGGTCGCTCGCTGTTTGACCGTCAGTTGAAAAATCAGGGGATCGACCTGTCCAAAGGCCGTGACCAAGCGCAGCTTACTGCGCTACTGGTGATCGATCTTGCCAAAGCGGATGCCGCCGTTTTCGCACCCTCCGACACAGAAGAGGCCGTTGTTTCAGCACTTAAGGCCACGGGCTTCAACCAAGGTTTTCTACGCGAACCAGAGACAGGGGCCTTCATTGGGGCCATTTCCCGCTCGGATCTTGATCCCAAGGCCAGCACACCCGTCCGTAACAAGGTCCATGACATCGACCTCGTATTCAACAATAAAACCAACGTGCTACAGGCGATGGAACAGTTGGAAAACTTTGTGGGGGATGCTGTGCCCATAGTCGATCCTGCGGACAACCGCCTTCTTGGCGTCGTAACCGAGGCCGATATTATTCAAGCCTACCTCAAGATGGTCACCCGACTCAGACAGGAAGAAAATGCAACGCTTTAG
- a CDS encoding IS110 family transposase gives MTDDTIGIDLSKATLDVHRLSDGKMASFSNDTGVFKQLAKFCNETTVIRVIYETTGAYHKGFEPDLGPHSPLVKVNPLQARRFAQA, from the coding sequence ATGACGGATGATACCATTGGGATAGATCTTTCCAAAGCCACTTTAGATGTTCACCGACTGAGCGACGGGAAAATGGCGTCGTTTAGCAACGATACAGGGGTATTTAAGCAGTTGGCTAAATTCTGTAACGAAACGACTGTGATCCGCGTTATTTATGAAACCACGGGTGCCTATCACAAGGGGTTCGAGCCGGATTTGGGCCCGCATTCACCTTTGGTGAAGGTGAACCCTTTGCAGGCACGCCGCTTTGCACAAGCATAA
- a CDS encoding AAA family ATPase: MAFFLHTFYGRIISMPMVISVASGKGGVGKSSLVVNLSLCLQESYGPTLLVDSDLLMANSHILLNTQPKTDIVDVLEGHSEWRDAVHKVSNGLALLPGRTAANVLLGSEAEKMKNLITTLKDDGQEFDYIVVDTPAGSGVGVLDMLSVSDHAVIVILGQATSFVDAYALIKNAYLERHLTRFSTVVNMAKSAEQAEIIFAKFKRVVGQFLPIEMIYNGFLPNMADINEASIKGHSAHDMMAKARIAAKMDEILKSLLAISSGMGTAPETALKMHRL; the protein is encoded by the coding sequence TTGGCTTTTTTTTTGCATACCTTCTATGGAAGGATTATTTCAATGCCAATGGTAATCTCAGTTGCGAGCGGAAAAGGTGGTGTGGGAAAGTCCTCACTCGTAGTTAATTTATCTTTGTGCTTGCAGGAATCTTATGGCCCTACGCTTCTTGTCGATTCAGACCTACTTATGGCAAATTCCCATATCCTACTGAACACACAACCGAAGACCGACATAGTTGATGTGCTCGAAGGACATAGTGAATGGCGTGATGCTGTGCATAAAGTTTCTAATGGACTGGCCCTTCTGCCGGGCCGCACAGCGGCCAATGTCCTGCTTGGAAGTGAAGCAGAGAAGATGAAAAATCTGATCACAACCCTAAAGGACGATGGGCAAGAATTTGACTACATTGTCGTAGATACGCCAGCAGGCTCTGGGGTTGGGGTGCTGGACATGCTTTCGGTGTCTGATCATGCAGTGATTGTCATATTGGGTCAGGCCACCAGCTTTGTTGATGCCTATGCGTTAATCAAAAACGCATATCTGGAACGACATCTGACCCGTTTCTCAACTGTGGTGAATATGGCCAAGTCCGCTGAACAGGCGGAGATTATCTTCGCGAAGTTCAAGCGAGTGGTGGGCCAGTTCCTCCCAATTGAAATGATTTATAATGGTTTTTTACCCAATATGGCGGACATTAATGAGGCTTCTATCAAGGGCCATTCAGCCCACGATATGATGGCAAAGGCGCGCATCGCGGCCAAGATGGATGAAATTCTGAAATCTCTGCTCGCTATTTCCTCTGGAATGGGCACTGCGCCAGAGACTGCTCTTAAAATGCACCGTCTTTAG
- a CDS encoding sigma-70 family RNA polymerase sigma factor, whose translation MQAYPTTKLSVEAVVREHEALVRRIARHIHGRVRSIVEFDDLLQIGLMGLIQAAQRYTHKEGVSFENYAVIRIRGAIFDHLRKNTSLSRKGIETSKAVKAAWAERSQKLGRAPTKLELAEAVSMSLQALNRWEESVNSSYHNSLQDEYDEHSLWFSSGEPSAERLQDQGRLRVALLAALKNLPKREALVLQLYYVEELNIYEIAAVLDVSPGRISQLKSSAFKKMQPMLTDFAEELKEP comes from the coding sequence ATGCAAGCTTATCCAACTACCAAGTTAAGTGTTGAAGCGGTTGTGCGCGAGCACGAAGCTTTGGTGCGCCGAATAGCGCGCCATATTCACGGGCGTGTTCGGTCAATTGTTGAATTTGATGATCTTCTACAGATCGGCCTAATGGGCCTGATCCAAGCGGCTCAGCGTTATACACATAAAGAAGGAGTGTCCTTTGAGAATTATGCCGTTATCCGTATTCGCGGTGCGATTTTTGATCATTTGCGCAAGAATACAAGCCTCAGTCGGAAGGGTATAGAGACAAGCAAAGCGGTAAAAGCCGCGTGGGCAGAGCGGTCGCAGAAACTGGGCCGAGCGCCAACCAAGCTCGAACTCGCAGAGGCGGTATCAATGTCGCTTCAAGCGTTGAATAGATGGGAAGAAAGCGTCAACAGTAGCTACCACAACTCGCTACAAGATGAATATGATGAACACTCGCTGTGGTTTTCATCCGGTGAACCTTCGGCAGAGCGGTTGCAGGATCAGGGACGCTTAAGGGTAGCCTTACTCGCGGCGTTAAAGAACTTGCCCAAGCGCGAAGCCCTAGTATTGCAATTGTATTATGTTGAGGAGCTAAACATTTATGAAATTGCAGCGGTGCTTGATGTCAGCCCTGGACGCATCTCACAGTTGAAATCGTCGGCGTTTAAAAAGATGCAACCAATGTTGACAGACTTTGCTGAAGAACTGAAAGAGCCCTGA